One Acaryochloris marina S15 DNA segment encodes these proteins:
- a CDS encoding ATPase domain-containing protein yields MSGLDEILNGGLIANRAYLVRGGPGTGKTTLGLHYLTHQLPQGEIIPAHLFW; encoded by the coding sequence ATATCTGGCCTAGATGAAATTCTCAATGGTGGACTCATAGCTAATCGGGCTTATTTAGTGCGCGGGGGGCCAGGGACAGGTAAAACGACTTTAGGACTGCACTACTTAACCCACCAGCTGCCCCAAGGGGAAATCATCCCTGCTCATCTGTTTTGGTGA